The Juglans regia cultivar Chandler chromosome 16, Walnut 2.0, whole genome shotgun sequence nucleotide sequence ACATTTAGGTGtgcttttatttaatttttccagCGTCCTACATTTTAGTGCTCTGATGCAGTGGCAAGATCTTGCACATTGATTTTGGAGACTGCTTTGAAGCTTCAATGAACCGGGAGAAGTTTCCTGAGAAGGTATGTCATTTTTTGGTATAATGCCTCGAGTTTTGTGGATTTTTCTAGTTTGCAGTTCTTATATCTTGGAATTCGCAATATAGGTACCCTTCCGCTTGACTAGAATGCTTGTGAAAGCTATGGAGGTTAGTGGTATTGAGGGCAACTTCCGTTCAACTTGTGAAAATGTGATGCAAGTTCTCCGAACAAATAAAGATAGTGTCATGGCTATGATGGAGGTAGATTCCTGTTTTTGCTTCTGTAAGCTTTGCTCCTAGAACAagttcatttcctaaatcaaattttactgGAAGGGAGTGTGGGATGCACTCTCAAATACAGATACAAGTTTcttcgtttattttatttttgataagtaatcgataatattataaatagagataggcaaaaacccaagtacacaagatgaatACAAGAGATAAAACCTATCTAGGTCAACGAAAGGGAAGCTAAAAAGTCATGTAcattcaggccattaaaatctatagcaatGGCCCATAACATTAAAGTACTGAAAAGTAAAGCTCTAAGTTCCCCCGGCGACCGctccttgttttcaaaagtccgatcattgcgctcttgccaaatacaccacatgatacagatcgggatcattttccacacctcCTTAATTTGTTGGACTCCTCTCGAAAGTGTCCAACTAGCCAACAGATCAACCACGGTTTCTGGCATCACGAAGGGTAGCTCTACTCGACTGAAAACTTCCACCCACAAGGCTCTCGTTATCTCGCAATGTAACAATAGATGATCCACTGTCTCACCTGATCTCTTACACAAGCAACACCAGTCTAGTACAACTAACCGTCGCTTCCTCAGGTTGTCAGTGGTCAGAATCTTCCCCCATGCTGCTGTCCATGTAAAGAAAACCACTTTCGGAggcgccttatttctccaaagtctCTTCCATGGGAACTGAATGGTTGTGGTGTGGGAAAGGGACTTATAGAAGGATCTAACTGAGAAGATGCCCTTGCCCGTCGGGTTCCACCATAAGCTATCAGCTTGCTGTCTATTCGGCTTCACAGAATATATGAGGCTgaaaaaggcttcaaaaatgtcTACTTCCCAATCTTATGCCGCTCTACTAAATGTCACGTTCCACTGCACATGATCCCCTGATATAATCATAAGGTCCTCAATGGATGCTTCCTGGTTGCGAGCCACCCGGAAAACAATTGGAAATGCATCATTTAGGGCCTCACTCCCACACCAAATGTCCTCCCAAAACTTAATACGGGATCCCCTCCCCAACACCATTTTAGAATGAGTAATAAAGTCCCCCCACCCGCgcctaatgtgtttccatatcCCCACTCCACTTGCCCCATTTACTTCTTTTATGCACCAGCCCCCCCATAAGCTTCCATGTTTATACTCAATCACCAGTTTCCATAGAGCTTCGGTTTCCAAATTATACCGccataaccacttcccaagCAACGCCCGATTGAATGTTCTCAcattctttattaataataaaacttcattaaaaagtgCGAAGGGCTTGTCTGAAGTACATAGGATATAAACAAGAGACACCTATGTACATACAAGAAGTTAGAAGGATAAACTATTGTATGGGTAAATATCATTTAGTTTTAAGGAGCAATGGTTGTGGGGTATATATAATTTGCTGATATATGGATAATAATTACAAGTACAAAAGAGTTATACATCCTGCAGTTAGCTGTTTGTAAGAGGGGAGCTTGAGTATGGTTTTAATCTTCAAAGAAATAGCAAATATTGCTTATTTGAAATGATAGAATAAGGAAGCTGATTCTGGAGTACAATTCAGGCCTTTGTTCACGATCCTCTTATCAATTGGCGTCTTTTCAACTTCAATGAAGTCCCACAAATTTCAGTGTTTGCGAGCACTAATGCCCCCCCTGTTGTGAATGCTGAAGACTCTGCTCCGAATAAAGAACTTCCTCAACCTCAACGGAGCGCTTTTGAAAGGGAAATCCTTCAGGTAATTTTGAATCTTAATTGTAAAATACTGTGAAATGGTTTTACTGAATTGTTCTCATAATTATCAGTTTCTTGTGCAGGCTGTTAATCAACTCGGTGATGCTAATGAAGTCTTGAATGAGCGTGCCGTAGTTGTAATGGACCGTATGAGTAATAAACTTACTGGACGTGACTTTTCTACTTGTTCTCCAGTATCCACCAGTTCTATTCAACATGGCGTTGACCAGACCACCTTAATTTCTGGAGATACCCGTGAAGTTGATCACGGATTGTCTGTTAAACTGCAAGTTCAAAAGTTGATTATCCAAGCTACATCACATGAAAATTTGTGCCAAAATTATGTCGGGTATGATGTTGCATTTTTTTCTCTGCTCTTATTTTATACTCATTCAGTGTTTTCTTTCAGACATAATTTGTATAAAGCCCTTTAAGTTTAATAAATTTCTCCACTATGAACCTTTGATCTATTATTGCCAAATGCTGCCAAAGCAAGGTAAATACAGTTACCAATTTGCAGTTGGGGATCATACCTGTGTCAGCCATTAGTTTTTCAAATATTCACAATGCTAATGATGCAAAAGATGTTGAACTGGTTGTTCTGTCCATTGAAACTCCTTGAATTGCCTGCAACTGACTGCATACTGAATAGTGTTTAATCAATTATGAATTTAGGAAATTCTGCTATCTAATAATCGCTACTTGTTGGCCTTATTTCAGGTGGTGTCCTTTTTGGTAAGCGGAAAACTgttgtatatattgtatatattttgtacaGAGCTGGACCTTTTGATGAAACCTTTTGCTACTTCTCAattattgtattattgtatagaCGCAATTCCAATCAAGAAAACATGCATCATTTTTCGTTTGATCTTTGCTCTCAAGATTTGATTTGCTCCagaagtaaataataaatataattcaaactGGCTTGAGGTGGAGGCTAACATGGTCAAATTCCCAATTTAAATTAAACAAGCATGCAGCATTTGAAGGTTTGTGAACCTTCTAGTGATCAATTACAGTAAACACTGGAACTTTGTGTGGAGAACTTGAGAAAACTACAGGATGAGTTCTCCCTTCAATACAATGGGTTTTGCAGAGTCACCATAGAAGACTATCGTAAATCACTCCTCAAACTTTCCAAAGGATTCAAAATCCTGAATGACTGGTAACCAACAGCTCGCTTTCAGAATTGCAGGCTCCGGATAAATACCAAGGAAATACCAGGACAAAATTATACACAGCAAAATTGGCACCCACAGTTTATATCATCAAGAATAAATGCGATATATAAAGATTTGAAAGTCTATAACCCAAAAAAGCGAATAACACTAGCAGAAGCGAAAAAGACTTGAGGAAAGAACGAAGTACAAAAacagctaaaaaaaaaaatgcaaaagtcTAGTTATATTGAAAAGCTTCGCTCGTTCATTGATTACTGGATTCACTATGTCAAGAAATTCTGTTGGGGAAGGCAGGCAGGTAGAATTCAATCCATTACGAGAAAAGAATCAGTGACTGCCCCAACTTTTGTCTCAAATGGAAGTTTATGTGGACACACGAACGCCACATAATTCGCTCATTTTGGCCTAGAAACAGCAGGGGAGTATCAGAAATATAGATATTGAGCATAGTTTGTGTACATAGTGGTGGCTTGAGCAAAGGGCATTTCATACCAGTCAGTAAATACGAGATTTGACTGTTCTTCAATTTCACAATGAGGCAAACCCCTGGCAAGAAGCATCATAACATTTTGCTTCCAGTCGTTAAGCAGTAGGTCTCTTCTTATGCTTGCTCTGCACAAAGCTCAGAAGGAAATCTGTAAATATGTGCTCGTAGTCCGGCATTTTCCCGTACCCTGCAGTGGTTTCAAAAAGTTGTTCAACCACCACAGTCTAAATGCAATCTTGGCAAACAGACGGGCATATAAACTAATGCATTCCTAAATTTTAAAACCGTTCTGAAGTCATTATACATGATGATTTTGCATTAGCCTTAAGCAAGTTGTACCATTCAAACATCCTCCTAATCTTGTCCATTCCCATTTTACAGCAAAACAAAAGATGTCAATACCACTGCCACAATAGATATGAACTGTAAACATGTAGGAGAGCATTACAATTCAACAGTTACAGTCTTGCAGAATCCAGAAATGAAACAACGGTATTGACCTAAATTCAATGCAAATAGGTTATACTTGCCAGGAAAGTAGTTGATGTCAATGACATAAAATACATCTCTGGTCCCATGCTCTCGAATTATATCTATATTGAACAACCGAAGACCCTAGAAAATAGAGCATAAAAAAGTCATTAGGAACAGAGAATGAcctatttattgtatatatcacCACAAAAAAGTGAATAACAATAGCCAATAGGTTGAACCAGGAACAATTACCAATCGGCGACGGAGCTCCCTTGCAAGCTTCTCCAGCAGAAGTAGTGGAGGATGTTCTgcattataatattacatgaaGTAAAGTGATGAGAGCAGCTAGGGCCAGCCAACTTATGAGAAAGCTCTTTGCATGCCTCAGACACTTAAAAAACACTTAATTGGATCATAagattgataaaataatatcagacagcttcttttttttataagtaatatcaGACTGCTTtacaaatgaacaaaaaaaaaaaaaaaggagtggaTTTGTGGATCAACCACTGTATCACTTACCCATTGAATTCTCATTACTTGTATGTTAGAACTAACCTATTAATTGagctataattaataaaacagaATATAGAATGtgtcataccaaaataacaAAGTGTATTCTAAGTATGTATTAACTGAGTTTTTTATGCCAAAAAACTtgagaattaaaaaatcaaacacaattATCTCACCAGCAACACTAGGTTCCAGATCTGCATCATCTGCAGAAGCTGAAGCGGATGAAACCCTTGGGAAACGGAACACACCAGCAACTTTTTCTAGCTCATGCTTACTGAAATTAGGTAGAGAGAAACGCCTTACAACCTTTATGATTTCCCCAACAATATAAACTTTGAAGAGAATGCCACCTAATAGTAAGgcaagtggaaaaaaaaatcaaataaaacttcAATAGTGggtgaaatgaaaacaaaggcATTCATGCAAGTAGCAACATATACCATGGTTAACAAACTCCTGAAGAACCAGAGGAGGTTCAAGTTCAGCAAGGGAGAATTGATCATAAGCAAGAAACAGTTCGTGTGACTTGGCACTTCCATCCACGACCAAAGGCTTTACAACTGAAATATAATTAGACACGGGAtgcattaaaaaatatgaagttagCACCCCAAGCCCCAATTCAAAAAAACAGCAAAACATACCCAGTGGCAACTGTAACCCAGCTTTATTAACTTCATGAGGAATAGACGATGGATCTTTTGAAATGACCAGCTGCCTTGGAACACCAACCTTGCCTGAAAGAACAGTTAACGATCAGTGCAAAACTTAGCCCTTACTAACTATGAGCACTAGAGCACtacttccaaaaataaaataaaatgaaaaggaaacaaaaaagatcATTCTCACAGTTCACTAGAACAGTAGAGGATTACCATGGCAGTCAGACAAGTTTAAATCTGCCACATCCTGAAGCATGGACTGACGATTGTGCAGATGTTCTATGGCATCTGGAGGATCAAGGACTGTCACTTCAGGATGTTTTTGCCTGTAATCCTTCCgaagggaaaaaggaaaaacagaaaagagaAAAGTAAGTATCAATGAATTGAAAGAAATCATGAGTAGATTGCATCCATATACATCATACTACAAGTTGTATGTCAAGAAAGTGCAGTATCACGAGTTTAACTGGCTGGTCAACGTTAGATAGAAAAACACAAGTATCAAAGAGTATAGATGGATGAACCTCAATTATGTTGCACCAATCCTTTCCTGACAACTGGAAAGAACATAAGGCTTGTGAGTCATTTAGTTGAGTATTAAATATGTATTATCAACATAATATGGAAaagatttagataaaaaaaggGTCAAGCAATGGCATGATGACCAGTTTATAGTCAAATCACCATACACGACCAATAGAACCACAGCAATAGTTTAACAATAAAATGGTCATTCTACAAGTAGAATAATGAGAGGCCTGCAAAGAAATCATCTCTAACCTTATGCAAAACAACATCAAAAGGACCTTGATCTGACAGAGGCCTCTTTAAATCAATGGCTACAAAGAATATCCCCTTATTCCTACAGCACAAAATCCAACATTTTGTAGGTCAGGCAACAGTCCAGGAACTTCAGTCATCGAAGGATAAAGCTTCCTTCATTCATAGCACACTCAACAAAGAAAGTTAAATAATAGTTTTCGCTTCTTCTTAGCTAAAAGAGAATATATTCAACTAAACACTCGACAAAGCATTTCAGGTCAAATGGCCATCAAACTGTTTCCATTTATTTATGCCAAACTTAAAAGCAACAACCTAGAATTGagctatttaaacattttttttttctaagcgcGAGCTATTTAAACATTATGGATAGCAATGATCTCTTAAGTAATGTATATCAATGCTAATTTCCATGCAGTATGAAAGGAACAACCaggaacaatatatatatgtcaaaataaaatggTTCCAAATAATGCCAGTTGAAGCTCTAAACTGCTGACACACCACTGTGAACAACAAAAGTTATAGTGGACAGTGTACAAAAATTAGTATCtgataaaatatctaaaatgtTCTCATACAGATGTACTAGTTCCATTGGCTGGGAGCACAAGCTGATAGACTAAGCAGTTAATATAACAAAGGACCATCGAGAAAGGTGACCCCTGCATTGTACCAATAGTGCAAATTgcacttttcttttattttttttcaaacattttttcaacccctttaaacatttaaaagaaattcgcaaactcattaaaaactcttccttaaccattaagtaaaaaaaaataaaaaatatcagtcACTTTTGGGAGGCACCATTCTCGGTGGCCCAAGCATTTTCCTACAAAACACATAAATTGCAGGAAATCTTTGGACACGTTGGTAAACAACCACTCTTGACAGGAAAAACCCAAGGTTCCACAGTAAAATATCGATTTTATAATAGATTAAGCATAGAAACTACAGAGCAAGGCATCAGGAATTGGCTTTTCCTCATTCGTGGACTTAGCCAAACGGCATATATGGTAGAATATTCccattttataaatagaaaacgGGAAGAAAACACCCGTGGACTTCAGATACCAAGAAGGGAACCCGATAAGTCAATCCAAACAGTTGCCAAAGATTGGTTGGCCACAGTGATCGTCTCTCAACACTATCGACAAAGACAACCACCGTTGCAAAAGCCGCTTCTGCCGAAAAGTATCGGAAACAAATAGAGACTAGAAAACAAACAGCCAAATCTTTGGGAAAACCACCAGATAAGGAAATTAAAAGGCCGAACCTTAAAACTCCAAACAAATAAAGACATACATATTTCTATATGATAAAAGGGCCAATTTCAATGTTATAAAAGCTAATCATCATCAATTGTACAAATCTTGGAAATTTAATTGGAATAGGTGAAATAATGGAAGAATTTGTGAGGAAAAGAATTGGTACGGGTCGAATAATACCAAGCGAGGCGGATAAGCTTTGGCTGCAAGaagctcttcttctttttagatGTCAATGCGTATCCGACGACGAGGTTTTGCGACTGTAACTGAGGGAACCCGATGCCGGTCGAATACGTCTGCGAATTCAAGCTCTTGGCCACCTTctcctcttcctcatcttcttcgATTTCACCGTTCAACCTCATGCCCAcgggaaataaaaaaagaacccTAATTGCAGATATCACACAGGGGATTGGAATTCGTTTTCTTGctccttttttttgttgttgttattattcgTGTCGttggtgtttgttttgttcagaaAGACTGGGGAGggtttgttattaaaaatttagaatggAGTTGGGAGCTTAATGTTGCATGAAATGAACCGAATCAAGCTGGGAAAGATGGA carries:
- the LOC109022215 gene encoding inositol-tetrakisphosphate 1-kinase 3-like isoform X1 — translated: MRLNGEIEEDEEEEKVAKSLNSQTYSTGIGFPQLQSQNLVVGYALTSKKKKSFLQPKLIRLAWNKGIFFVAIDLKRPLSDQGPFDVVLHKLSGKDWCNIIEDYRQKHPEVTVLDPPDAIEHLHNRQSMLQDVADLNLSDCHGKVGVPRQLVISKDPSSIPHEVNKAGLQLPLVVKPLVVDGSAKSHELFLAYDQFSLAELEPPLVLQEFVNHGGILFKVYIVGEIIKVVRRFSLPNFSKHELEKVAGVFRFPRVSSASASADDADLEPSVAEHPPLLLLEKLARELRRRLGLRLFNIDIIREHGTRDVFYVIDINYFPGYGKMPDYEHIFTDFLLSFVQSKHKKRPTA
- the LOC109022215 gene encoding inositol-tetrakisphosphate 1-kinase 3-like isoform X2 produces the protein MRLNGEIEEDEEEEKVAKSLNSQTYSTGIGFPQLQSQNLVVGYALTSKKKKSFLQPKLIRLAWNKGIFFVAIDLKRPLSDQGPFDVVLHKLSGKDWCNIIEDYRQKHPEVTVLDPPDAIEHLHNRQSMLQDVADLNLSDCHGKVGVPRQLVISKDPSSIPHEVNKAGLQLPLVVKPLVVDGSAKSHELFLAYDQFSLAELEPPLVLQEFVNHGGILFKVYIVGEIIKVVRRFSLPNFSKHELEKVAGVFRFPRVSSASASADDADLEPSVAEHPPLLLLEKLARELRRRLGLRLFNIDIIREHGTRDVFYVIDINYFPEQA